The nucleotide sequence GATTTATGCCCATGGAAATTCCATAGACAAGTGTTCAGGACCATATAATCCATAAACCTAACTAAGAAATTTTCTGAAAACCTTAGGTTGTACCTAGAATTTAAGAATTGCGATAAATGGACCTACACGAGAAAATAATTACTTAATCTTAGCCTAGCTTATTTAAGATTTAAAACTAACACGGACAGGCGTGGAGCCAGTAGCTTTGTCCAAACTCTATATTTGCCTTTAAAAATTTAtcgaatatgtacaaattattaatttagaacccaataacttagAGGGAATAGAATCCCAAACCCATTAGCTTCaatcctggctccgcctctgAACACGGATCACCAAGGAAATAAAATAACTGCAAATGTGAAGATAGGATCGAAATAAAGCAAGAAAAGGGATACAGGACAACAGCATTCCCCACTAAATAAATTCCCAGACAGCTCACGATTATGCCCTAAAACCTGACTATCAATAGAAAAGCcaaaacagatttaaaaaaaaaaaaaaaaagatattgaaTTTTGAGTCGAAGGGTGAATATTAATTAGGTAAATAAGGAGAAATGATAAAGCAGAAACAATTTTGAAGCTCATGGCTGGTGCAGGACCCAAAAAAAAGGCAtatctttattttcattaatCAGTGTTTTCCTGAGTCTCCTAGCTATTTAGGGTCTTTATACTTGTAAAATAAACTTGGATAGCTAAAAATAATTAAGGAATTAAGGATAAAATATTGGCCTCTTTTTTAATTCAGTATCCATGGAACTCATCACGTTTTAGGTTTTATCAACCAGATCAAGTACAGCTATAAATATGTTGTACACAATGCTGCAAGACTTGTACTTTTTAGAGAAAATCTGATGCCAGACAATATCAGAAGCTGGATCCAGCTCAAAATAACAGAGACGTAAAGACAAAACCAATTACTATAAACATAAGGAAAATAGAGGGAGGGAATAGTTATAACTCATAAGGGGGGAAAAAGAGTCTCGAAAAGAAATACCATGAGCAGTATCGCCTCCAACCTTATTGATGGCCATGAAAATACCAAGAACAATACCAAGGGTACCAAAGACAAGGAGAGAAACGGCAAGAGCGATCTCTTTGATGGGTCCGCGATTGCTGTCGGCGTGAGAACCGTCCATCATCATATCCTCGTCTGAAATCGAGAAAGCATGATCCACGTACGCCATTGAAAGGGTACTCTTTCTTAAAAGGATTTGCTGTAGCTGTTGATGGCTTGAGGCTATTAGCTATATGCTATGCTtgaccaagaagaagaagaagaagggttaGTGGGAAGACCTTTTCAGCAGGAGGAGAGTTTATTTTTAGGAATACATAGCGTGATGATGCGGTGAAACATAGAAAGAATCAAAAGTTTGGTCCGCGAGCAAACATGGacattttcattttctatttttttgggcAAACAAAAAGTTTCTTCTATTGGGGgaaggaaaaacaagaaaacCAAGATTGTGGAATTTAATCATTGATTTATAACCTCTAAGTTTCTTAaatcaaattatttttataaatgcTTTTTTAAGAAAATACTTTTGGTAAAAAAAAGTAATTATATTTGGCTAACTAATTTGATAAGTATTTTTGAGCCGCTGTTAGTGTTTGATCAAGCTCTTAAAAAATACtcgtaaatatatttttttcaaaaaaatatttttgagaaaaaattaCGTTTTTCCGTTTCTCCTAAACTGTTTATACTTCTACTcaattttttccttctaaaaattcgaccaaacaccttaattttggAGAAACAATACTTTTGGCCTTAAAgactagggctgcttatcgggcggattgggcggttaattactcttaacgatttggctt is from Nicotiana tabacum cultivar K326 chromosome 18, ASM71507v2, whole genome shotgun sequence and encodes:
- the LOC107774103 gene encoding uncharacterized protein LOC107774103 codes for the protein MAYVDHAFSISDEDMMMDGSHADSNRGPIKEIALAVSLLVFGTLGIVLGIFMAINKVGGDTAHGLFFAILGGVLFIPGFYYTRIAYYAYKGYKGFSFSNIPPV